From one Henningerozyma blattae CBS 6284 chromosome 1, complete genome genomic stretch:
- the SEM1 gene encoding proteasome regulatory particle lid subunit SEM1 (similar to Saccharomyces cerevisiae SEM1 (YDR363W-A); ancestral locus Anc_5.427), protein MSNTQEQTTTKPANEATKTSAVRRTLEEDDEFEDFPVDTWPENDTVKAALANDKTKNSNLWEEDWDDVEVEDDFTKELKAELDRHKQTQNN, encoded by the coding sequence atgagtAATACCCAAGAACAAACCACTACAAAGCCTGCAAATGAAGCTACAAAGACAAGTGCAGTAAGACGCACATTAGAGGAAGATGACgaatttgaagattttCCAGTCGACACTTGGCCAGAAAATGACACAGTAAAAGCCGCATTGGCTAATGATAAAACCAAGAATTCGAATCTATGGGAAGAAGATTGGGATGACGTTGAAGTAGAAGATGATTTTACCAAGGAATTAAAGGCAGAATTAGATAGACATAAGCAAACCCAAAATAATTGA
- the RPT5 gene encoding proteasome regulatory particle base subunit RPT5 (similar to Saccharomyces cerevisiae RPT5 (YOR117W); ancestral locus Anc_5.428): MATLEELDAQSLPGDDELDQEILNLSAQDLHTRTRLLENEIRIFRSELQRLSHENTVMVTKIKENKEKIKNNRQLPYLVANVVEIMDMNELDDKDNNESTTQGGNVNLDNTVKGKAAVVKTSSRQTVFLPMVGLVDPNKLKPNDLVGVNKDSYLVLDTLPSEFDSRVKAMEVDEKPTENYSDVGGLDKQIEELVEAIVLPMKRADKFKELGIRAPKGALMYGPPGTGKTLLARACAAQTNATFLKLAAPQLVQMFIGEGAKLVRDAFALAKEKAPTIIFIDELDAIGTKRFDSEKSGDREVQRTMLELLNQLDGFGSDDRIKVLAATNRVDVLDPALLRSGRLDRKIEFPLPTEDARAQILQIHSRKMTTDDDINWQELARSTDEFNGAQLKAVTVEAGMIALRNGQSSVKHEDFVEAIGEVQARKSKSVSFYA, from the coding sequence atGGCTACTTTAGAAGAACTAGACGCTCAATCATTACCAGGTGATGATGAGTTAGATCAAGAGATCTTGAACTTAAGTGCACAAGATCTTCATACCAGAACAAGATTATTAGAAAACGAAATCAGGATTTTTAGATCTGAATTACAAAGATTATCTCATGAAAACACAGTGATGGTTACAaagattaaagaaaataaagaaaagatcAAAAACAATAGACAATTACCTTACTTGGTGGCTAATGTTGTAGAAATCATGGATATGaatgaattagatgataaagataataatgaatcgACTACTCAGGGTGGTAATGTTAATTTAGACAATACTGTTAAGGGTAAAGCTGCTGTTGTGAAAACATCTTCTAGACAAACAGTATTCTTACCAATGGTGGGTCTTGTAGatccaaataaattaaaaccAAATGATTTAGTTGGTGTTAATAAGGATTCCTATTTAGTTTTAGATACTTTACCATCCGAATTCGATTCTCGTGTCAAAGCTATGGAAGTAGATGAAAAACCTACTGAAAATTATTCCGATGTGGGTGGGCTAGATAAACAAATTGAAGAACTAGTGGAAGCAATCGTATTACCAATGAAACGTGCCGacaaatttaaagaattaggTATTAGAGCTCCTAAGGGTGCATTAATGTATGGTCCTCCAGGTACAGGTAAGACATTATTAGCTAGAGCATGTGCCGCTCAAACTAATGCCACTTTCTTAAAATTGGCAGCCCCACAATTAGTTCAAATGTTCATTGGTGAAGGTGCAAAATTGGTTCGTGATGCATTTGCTTTGGCTAAAGAAAAAGCTCCtactattatatttatcgATGAATTGGATGCTATTGGTACTAAGCGTTTTGATTCAGAAAAATCTGGTGATAGAGAAGTTCAAAGAACAAtgttagaattattaaatcaattggaTGGGTTTGGTTCAGATGATCGTATAAAAGTATTAGCGGCAACAAATAGAGTTGATGTTTTAGATCCTGCATTATTAAGATCAGGTAGACTAgatagaaaaattgaatttccACTTCCAACAGAAGATGCAAGAGCacaaattttacaaattcaTTCTAGAAAGATGACAACcgatgatgatattaattgGCAAGAATTAGCAAGATCCACTGATGAATTTAATGGGGCTCAATTGAAAGCAGTTACAGTGGAAGCTGGTATGATTGCCCTAAGGAATGGTCAATCATCTGTTAAACATGAAGATTTTGTCGAGGCTATTGGTGAAGTTCAAGCCAGAAAATCAAAGTCTGTGTCGTTCTATGCATAA